One stretch of Tribolium castaneum strain GA2 chromosome 5, icTriCast1.1, whole genome shotgun sequence DNA includes these proteins:
- the LOC663471 gene encoding retinaldehyde-binding protein 1, producing the protein MAPPFDLDTSPLSEESRKIAEQELRETPENVAKALQELRELLKNDDTMYFKDDDETLMIFLRPCKFYAKSAYELMKRVSDFKLKYKDNLENLMPEDEKQAFTEHNVVNVLTNRDNKGRRVLLVNVGGSWDTSKVTSDQLFRIFYLIHEAAVLEPETQVRGVVVIMDFDGLSLKQISAFSPAFSLKLLSFIQDAMPLRLKEVHMVKQPFIFKMVWQIFKPFIKEKLKNRIFFHGSKMSSLHKYIEPSHLPKDYDGTMPKIDYTGADWYPCIEKYSDHIRTFNTFGYVKK; encoded by the exons ATGGCACCTCCTTTTGATTTGGACACCTCACCACTTAGCGAAGAATCGCGTAAAATTGCCGAACAGGAATTGCGGGAGACGCCTGAAAACGTGGCCAAGGCTTTGCAGGAATTAAGggaacttttgaaaaatgacgaCACGATGTACTTCAAAGATGACGATGAAACTCTTATGATTTTCTTGAGACCGTGCAAATTTTACGCGAAAAGTGCCTACGAATTg ATGAAACGCGTTAGCGATTTCAAGCTGAAGTACAAAGACAATCTAGAAAATTTGATGCCAGAAGATGAAAAACAAGCATTTACGGAACATAATGTCGTTAACGTTTTGACAAACAGAGACAACAAAGGAAGAAGAGTGCTTCTAGTCAATGTTGGAG GGTCATGGGACACTTCGAAAGTGACATCGGACCAATTGTTCCGTATTTTCTACCTTATCCACGAAGCGGCCGTTTTGGAGCCAGAAACCCAAGTGCGTGGGGTTGTTGTTATAATGGACTTCGATGGTTTGAGTCTGAAACAAATCTCTGCGTTCTCACCCGCTTTCAGTCTCAAGCTGCTTAGTTTTATTCAAGATGCAATGCCGTTGAGACTCAAAGAAGTTCACATGGTCAAACAAcccttcatttttaaaatggtttGGCAAATCTTCAAACCTTTTATTAAGGAGAAACTAAAGAATAGA ATTTTCTTCCATGGAAGCAAAATGTCCAGTCTTCACAAGTACATTGAACCATCGCATCTGCCAAAAGACTACGACGGAACTATGCCTAAAATTGATTACACAGGCGCTGACTGGTATCCCTGCATTGAGAAATATTCCGACCATATACGCACTTTTAACACCTTTGGATACGTGAAGAAATAG
- the LOC100141676 gene encoding alpha-tocopherol transfer protein has protein sequence MGLRVEKGDDNVPFVQLGECQLRLDLEDLDETYKERAKNELRETPEVVENALREFREFIQKEPGLHLPLDDVNFLLKFLRPFKFYPDSAFRVLKKFYKFKLKHPKYGVDVTPNSVRHVFDNEVFVFLPTRTPTGSRIMIINAGTKWNPKDVAVADMFRAIMVAIEIAMLEPKTQVAGVHVILNMEGFSLNHVYQFSPTVAKLMVDWVQDCAPVRLKGIHIINQSIFFNMVYAIFKPFIGEKLKKRLFFHGSNKEILCKHMSADALPTHFGGSGKVPEYPGRLLSEMLFFYEELFEKFNSYRYIKET, from the exons ATGGGCCTCCGTGTAGAAAAAGGAGACGACAATGTGCCATTTGTGCAATTGGGAGAATGCCAGTTGAGGCTTGATTTAGAAGATTTAGACGAAACGTACAAAGAACGTGCCAAAAATGAGCTTCGGGAAACCCCGGAAGTTGTCGAAAATGCTTTACGGGAATTCAGAgaatttattcaaa agGAGCCTGGTTTACATTTACCCCTCGACGACGTCAACTTTTTGCTAAAGTTCTTAAgaccttttaaattttatcccGACAGTGCATTTCGCGTC ttgaaaaagttttataagtTCAAACTGAAACATCCGAAATATGGCGTAGACGTGACGCCTAACAGCGTAAGACATGTTTTTGATAATGAAGTGTTTGTTTTCCTACCAACTAGAACTCCGACGGGATCAAGGATAATGATTATTAACGCAGGAA ctaAGTGGAATCCAAAGGACGTAGCTGTGGCAGACATGTTCAGAGCTATTATGGTGGCCATAGAGATTGCAATGTTGGAGCCAAAGACACAAGTAGCTGGTGTTCACGTTATTTTAAACATGGAAGGATTTTCCCTAAACCACGTGTATCAGTTCTCGCCAACTGTCGCAAAGCTTATGGTGGATTGGGTGCAG GATTGTGCCCCAGTCAGACTGAAGGGAATTCACATTATAAATCAGTCGATATTCTTCAACATGGTCTATGCCATTTTTAAACCTTTTATTGgagaaaaacttaaaaaaaga TTATTTTTCCACGGTTCTAATAAGGAAATACTTTGTAAACATATGTCGGCCGATGCCTTGCCCACACATTTCGGAGGTAGCGGAAAGGTACCAGAATACCCAGGACGATTGCTTTCAGAAATGCTGTTTTTTTACGAAGAACTTTTTGAAA AATTCAACAGCTACCGGTATATTAAAGAAACCTAA
- the LOC663438 gene encoding alpha-tocopherol transfer protein-like isoform X1, whose product MGKNKNSEIEETGDLPEVKIIYVPVTKEIAPNMLSEMTQLPTVQVGDYNLHLELEDLSPEAREIARKELRETPDVSREAVSTLRDLLKEEKDLHVPLENDQWLIRFLRPCKFYPESALELIKRYYSFKVKHSDIYNGLVPSKEKNIFEQNILTVQPNRDQLGRRILILELGKKWKTSEVTLDEVFKGAVLFLELAMLEPETQVCGAVVVFDMDGLSLSQTTKFTPMFAKRIVDWLQDSVPLRIKNIHIVNQPYIFKIVFNLFKPFLREKLRNRIIFHGTDRKSLHQHISPKCLPECYGGSLNLPRINGPQWLELLLQCDKEYEAINSYGYNKKVEK is encoded by the exons ttgcACCCAACATGTTGTCTGAAATGACCCAACTTCCTACAGTTCAAGTTGGAGATTACAATTTGCACCTTGAGCTTGAGGATTTGTCACCAGAAGCAAGAGAAATTGCGAGGAAGGAACTTAGAGAAACTCCTGATGTTTCAAGGGAGGCAGTTTCCACGTTAAGAGATCTTCTAAAAG aggaaaaagatcTGCATGTTCCATTGGAAAATGACCAGTGGCTCATCAGGTTCTTGCGGCCATGTAAATTTTATCCCGAAAGTGCCTTAGAATTG ATTAAGAGATATTATAGTTTTAAAGTGAAACATTCCGACATCTATAATGGTCTAGTGCCTAGcaaagagaaaaatattttcgaacaGAACATTTTGACAGTCCAACCCAACAGAGATCAGTTAGGAAGAAGAATCTTGATCCTTGAACTAGGAA aaaaatggaaaactaGCGAAGTTACTCTGGACGAGGTTTTCAAAGGTGCCGTCCTATTTTTAGAACTTGCCATGCTAGAACCTGAAACTCAAGTTTGTGGTGCTGTTGTTGTTTTCGATATGGATGGCCTGTCTTTATCACAAACAACGAAATTCACGCCGATGTTTGCCAAAAGGATTGTCGATTGGCTACAA GATAGCGTTCCCCTGAGGATTAAAAACATTCATATTGTCAATCAGCCctacattttcaaaatcgtgttcaatttgtttaaaccaTTCTTGCGGGAAAAACTAAGGAACAGGATTATTTTCCACGGAACTGACCGTAAATCCCTGCATCAACATATCAGTCCCAAATGCTTGCCTGAATGTTATGGAGGAAGCTTAAACTTGCCCAGAATCAATGGACCACAGTGGTTGGAGCTTCTGTTGCAATGTGATAAAGAATATGAAG CAATCAACAGTTACGGATATAACAAGAAGgtggaaaaataa
- the LOC663438 gene encoding alpha-tocopherol transfer protein-like isoform X2: MSIAPNMLSEMTQLPTVQVGDYNLHLELEDLSPEAREIARKELRETPDVSREAVSTLRDLLKEEKDLHVPLENDQWLIRFLRPCKFYPESALELIKRYYSFKVKHSDIYNGLVPSKEKNIFEQNILTVQPNRDQLGRRILILELGKKWKTSEVTLDEVFKGAVLFLELAMLEPETQVCGAVVVFDMDGLSLSQTTKFTPMFAKRIVDWLQDSVPLRIKNIHIVNQPYIFKIVFNLFKPFLREKLRNRIIFHGTDRKSLHQHISPKCLPECYGGSLNLPRINGPQWLELLLQCDKEYEAINSYGYNKKVEK, from the exons ATGTCGA ttgcACCCAACATGTTGTCTGAAATGACCCAACTTCCTACAGTTCAAGTTGGAGATTACAATTTGCACCTTGAGCTTGAGGATTTGTCACCAGAAGCAAGAGAAATTGCGAGGAAGGAACTTAGAGAAACTCCTGATGTTTCAAGGGAGGCAGTTTCCACGTTAAGAGATCTTCTAAAAG aggaaaaagatcTGCATGTTCCATTGGAAAATGACCAGTGGCTCATCAGGTTCTTGCGGCCATGTAAATTTTATCCCGAAAGTGCCTTAGAATTG ATTAAGAGATATTATAGTTTTAAAGTGAAACATTCCGACATCTATAATGGTCTAGTGCCTAGcaaagagaaaaatattttcgaacaGAACATTTTGACAGTCCAACCCAACAGAGATCAGTTAGGAAGAAGAATCTTGATCCTTGAACTAGGAA aaaaatggaaaactaGCGAAGTTACTCTGGACGAGGTTTTCAAAGGTGCCGTCCTATTTTTAGAACTTGCCATGCTAGAACCTGAAACTCAAGTTTGTGGTGCTGTTGTTGTTTTCGATATGGATGGCCTGTCTTTATCACAAACAACGAAATTCACGCCGATGTTTGCCAAAAGGATTGTCGATTGGCTACAA GATAGCGTTCCCCTGAGGATTAAAAACATTCATATTGTCAATCAGCCctacattttcaaaatcgtgttcaatttgtttaaaccaTTCTTGCGGGAAAAACTAAGGAACAGGATTATTTTCCACGGAACTGACCGTAAATCCCTGCATCAACATATCAGTCCCAAATGCTTGCCTGAATGTTATGGAGGAAGCTTAAACTTGCCCAGAATCAATGGACCACAGTGGTTGGAGCTTCTGTTGCAATGTGATAAAGAATATGAAG CAATCAACAGTTACGGATATAACAAGAAGgtggaaaaataa